The region TTCAATTTCACCGCGATAGCGACGGGGTTCGCGGGCATCCACAATTACCGTCTGGGGGTTGCCCTGAGCCGCAATCACAGCAGCACGATCCACTACCCACTCAGGACGAGGCTGGGGCTTGAAGTTTCCCTGCCGAGGCGGCGGCACAAGGCTGGTGATGGCATGGCCCGCTGCCACGTAGGTGTGATAGCCACCATCGAGCACCGCTACGCGATCGTGCCCCAACCAGCGCAAGAGCCACCAGCAGCGAGCAGCATAGGCAAATCGCGAATCATCATAGGCCACCACTAGCGTTTCTGGCGTGACCCCCATTTGGTTAAGCCGTGCTGCTAATTTTTCCGGATCGGGCAAAGGGTGACGCCCGCCATGTTTTTGCCGGGGGCTAGAGAGATCCTGCTCTAGGTCGAGATAATACGCCCCTGGCAGGTGTCCTTGGGCATACTCCCGTTGCCCCCGCCTTGTGTCCATCAGGTCAAAGCGGCAGTCCACGATCACAACGGTTGGATCTGCCAAATGCTCGGCCAACCAAGACGCCGCTACCGCATAGGGAGTCATTGCAGCTTAGGCGCGCCACTTCACTTTCGGGAGAATGTGGTTAACATCCACGCGGTGTTTATATTTGATGGCAAAGTTCAAGAGTGAGTCCAGGAGGGAATCGGACAGATAGTGGGGTTGTAGTCCCAAATCCAGCAGTTTGGTGTTTTTGGCGTTGAAGTAGTGCTCTTCTTTTTCAACACGGGGGTTTTCGAGGTGTTGGATTTCCACCTTGAGGCCGAGGGCTTTACCCGCTTCTTGGACTTTGTGGGCAAGGTCACCGACACTAAACTGTTCGGTGAATTGGTTAAGGACGCGGAATTCACCCGGCGCTGCTGGATTGTTAACGGCCAACTCAATACAACGCACCGTATCGCGAATATCCAAGAAACCGCGAGTTTGCCCCCCCTTGCCATAAACCGTCAGCGGATGGCCAATGGCAGCTTGAATGCAGAAGCGATTGAGGGCGGTGCCAAAGATACCGTCGTAGTCAAGGCGGTTAATCAACAGTTCATCCATGCCCGTTTCTTCGGTGAGGACGCCATAAACCACCCCTTGGTTCAAATCGGTGGCTCGCAAGCCCCAAATGCGGCAGGCGAAGTGGATATTGTGACTATCGTGAACCTTACTGAGGTGATAGAAGCTACCGGGCTGCTTGGGATAGGGCAATGTATCTTTGCGACCATTGTGTTCGATGGTGATGTAGCCCTCTTCAATGTCAATGTTGGGGGTGCCGTATTCACCCATCGTGCCCAGTTTGACAAGATGGCAGTCGGGGTTGTGGGTATGGATGGCGTACAGCAGGTTGAGGGTGCCGACAACGTTATTGACTTGGGTGAAGACGGCGTGTTCACGATCAATCATGGAGTAAGGGGCGGAGCGCTGTTCACCAAAGTGGACGATGGCCTCAGGCTGAAACTCGAGCATGGCGCGCTCAAGGAAGTGATAGTTACAAATATCGCCAATATAAAGGCCAATCCTTTTGCCAGTGAGATCCTGCCAGCGTTGCAGACGGTGCTGAATGGGGGCGATCGGCGTGAGGGTTTCCACACAAAGTTCCGCATCCCAATGCCGCCGAATTAGGCTATCCAAAATTGCAACATCATGACCCCGATTGGAAAGGTACAGGGCTGTCGCCCAGCCACAATAGCCATCACCGCCAATTACAAGGACTCTCATGCTAACCGTGCTCAAATCAATAACTACTCCGCCAGCCATCATATGGCTTCCATACCACGTTACCAGTAATGGGGACTTCGGTGATCCACTGGCTTAGAATTCAGGGGGAGGTTCACCCTCAGAAAAGATATGTACCTTAACGGTTTGTCCCGCCAGGTCAATTTGCACAATATCCCCAAAGAGAACATCCAAGGCCTCCAATAGCGCCTGTAATTGGGGCGTGCTGGCACCCGATTCTTGGTAGAGGCGATCGCTCAAATGGCGGAGGCGCTGCCAGGTGATATAAAGCCGAGCAATGGTACTTTCCAGTTGCGCGGCCTGCTGCAGGAGATCAACAACGGTTTGTCGTTGCTCAAGGCGCTGGGCTTCGATGAGGACCTGCTCCAGATCCACAGGGTGAGCGTTGAGGGCTTGAATTTGGGGGGCGGCCTCAAGATAGCGGCTGAGTTGGCGAGCTGTCGCTGTGATTTCCTTAACGGTTTCGACGCTGGGGTCCCTAGCCAGAGCTTGGGAGAGTTCCTGCTGTTGCTGGGGGGGAAGCTTTTCTAAGGCTTTGACCAAGGGGGCGACGTAGCGGGGGGCAAGGGTGCGATCGCTGGCCTTTTGGCGTACCACGGGCGGGAGGAGATCAGAGTGCAGGGCAGTCCATTCCTCTTGCAGTTGACGCACTTCGCGGTGGGTAATGCGATCGCCCGCGGCGGCGGCTTGGGTAATCAGGGCTTGCACCTCGGGATCCGCTGCGGCCGTTTCCAAAAAGGCGCGTTTACTAAAACGAGCAATGGCTTCGGGGGGTAGGGGGCGTTCCTGGAGCAATTCATCGGCGCGATCGGCCAACTGAATCAAATCATAGGCACGGCGTTTACTAATCTCCTGTTCCTGGAGCCACTGCTGAAAGCCAATACCGCGCTCGTCCCCTTGATGGCGATAGCGATCGCGCACTGTCCGTAGAATTTGCCCCCGCCAGATCTCCGTTTGCAGGTCAAAGCGCTCACACACCTGCCACGCTTGGCGCACCTGTTGAAGAAATTCCTCCTCAGAGAGGGGGGTATCCGCAGCCGGAATCGGCAAAACAAAGTCAGGCGTTGGCTCCATCGGTCGGAGAAAAGCACAGCTTCAGCAGTATAGCCTATTGCCCACAGGGGCGATAACCACCCTAGCTTCTGAAGGCTGAGGATGAGAAACCATGATGGCTCTAGAGATCAGGCATCTCACCGCTGCCCCTGACCAATGAAATGGGATACAAGCCCCGTCCTTTTAGGACGGCTTTTTTTGATTTCTCATGTATTCCTTAAGCACCTCTAACGGTGCTCCTCCAACAGATGCCGCAAAATAACTAGGGCTCCAAAGTGATTCTTCATGGGGTTTTGGTAGTGCAGCTTTTCCATATCGACGACTAGATACGCCTTTAAGCGCATTTACGATCTGCGAAAGAGAAAGTTTAGGAGGGTACTCGATTAGCGCATGGACATGGTCTTCCTCGCCGTTAAATTCAAGAATCTGGAAATCCATCTTCTTGGCGACTTCTCGAAACGATTTCTCGATCAGCTCTAATCCCTCAGCGCTAAGGACTGGCCGGCAATACTTAGTCACGCATACCAAATGAATCTTCAGGTCCGTAACACTATGTCTCCCTTTACGAAGATGACTTGACATTGCCTGTAGACCAACCTATAATCTAGCTACAGACCAACTATATCACGACCAATGAAAGCTAGATATAGGTATCGTTTCTATCCCACAGACCAACAACGACAACGCCTAGCTCAGTTGTTTGGCTGTGTCCGTGTGGTATGGAACGACGCACTGGCAATTTGTAAACAATCTGATTCATTGCCAAAAACTAGTGAATTGCAAAAGCTAGTAATTACCCAAGGGAAGAAAACACCAGAGCGGCAATGGTTGTCTGATGTTTCTAATGTCCCGTTACAGCAGTCCGTTGCCGATTTAGGAGTTGCCTATAAAAACTTCTTCGATTCAATTAAAGGTCGGCGAAAAGGCAAGAAGATCAACCCTCCTAGATTTAAAAAGAAGACAGAAAGACAATCCGCCAGATTTACTACCTATGGTTTTTCAATTAAAGGCGAAGAAGTTTATCTAGCGAAGATTGGTAATGTCAGACCAATTTGGTCAAGAAAGCTTCCTTCTAAACCAAGCTCAGTTACGGTGATTAAAGATGCTGCAAATCGATATTTTCTCAGTTTTGTCGTCGAGATCGACCCAGTTCATCAACCTGCAAGTAATCCTTCTATCGGCATTGATTTGGGAATTAAAGCGTTTGCTACTTTAAGTACGGGCGAAAAGATTGATGGCCCTGATTATTCCAAGTTAGACAAAAAGATCAGGCGAAAACAACGCAAACTGGCCCGTCAAGTTAAAGGAAGCCAACGGCGGGAGAAAACAAGACTGCAAATCGCTAAGCTTCATAGTCGGATTTCAGACATTCGCAGGGATTTCTTGCATAAAGTGTCTACCCGCGTGGTTATCGAGAACCAAGTGATCACGCTGGAAGACTTGAATGTCTCTGGAATGGTGAAGAACCGCAAACTCGCTAGAGCAATTAGCTTGCAAGGTTGGCGAGAATTCAGGGTTTTAGTTGAGGCTAAGTGCAACAAACTAAACCGTGAGTTTATTGTCATTGACCGATGGGAGCCAACCAGTCAGACTTGCTCAAAATGCGGTTTTAAATGGGGCAAAGTCGATCTATCCGTTCGCTCGGTCGTATGTCTAAATTGTGGTACAGAGCACGATAGAGACGAAAATGCTGCAAGAAACATAGAAAAAGTCGGGATAGGGCATTGCCACGACTATAAATGGACGCAGAGGGGGAGTAAGACTACTTCGGTAGCATCACCCAGTGAAGCGTCAAGAATCATCGCACTTTAGGCCGGTGAGTATGTCAAAATGTCTTCAAGAACAAGGGGATGCAGTTGAAACACTTGATCGAGGCGCCGCATCCCATCTTCATCGCCAATCCCTTGAACATCAATCCAACTGATAGACGGACTCCTGAGGTAGGGGCCACATTCTTCCGGAGTTTCTCAAAGGCGATGGCTGGCCTGATCCGGCGGATAGTCAATGAGAATAATGGTCGGTGGTGGAGCATCAGCCTCAATACTGAGGGTACCCGGCATGGCTGCGGGTTTCTCAAAGAAGTAATCTTCGAGATAGTTATCTTCTTCCTCGGCAGGGGATGGGGGGCACTACGGAAAACGTGAAAGGGTTTTCTGGCCACAAAGGGGGCATAGACGGAGTGCAGACCGGCTACTAGAAACCTAGGGCAAATTGAGCGGCAACCTCCCAAAACCGCCTGAAAAGTTAAGATTTTTAAGTGTAGTGGCATTCACGGTGGGAGCGGTGCGGTGAATTCTCAAGTTTCGAGAACCTCAGTGTCAACTTGGGTCGCGATCGCCCAACTGTTGCGGTGGCATAAGCCTGCGGGTCGTTTGATTCTCCTCATTCCTGCCCTCTGGTCTTTGACATTAGCCAGTGAAGGTTTGCCGTCGTTGAAGTTGCTACTAATTATCACGATGGGAGCGATCGCCACGAGTGCTGCGGGCTGCATTGTCAATGACTGCTGGGATCGCAATATTGACCCCCATGTGCAGCGGACTCAAAACCGCCCCCTAGCCAGTCGCCGCCTCTCCCTTGGTGTGGCCTTGGGCTTGATGGTAATTGCTTTACTCTGCGCCTGGGGATTGACGTTCTACCTCACTCCCTTGGGGTATTGGCTGGCGGTGGCCGCAGTGCCGGTGATTCTCCTCTATCCCTTGGCGAAGCGAGTGTTGCCAATTCCACAACTGGTCTTAGCAGTGGCCTGGGGGTTTGCTGTGCTCATTCCCTGGGCAGCAGTACAGGGACGCTTAACCTTAACCACAGCGGGGTTGTGGGCAGCAGTGGTGATGTGGACCTTGGCCTTTGATACGGTGTATGCCATGCCCGATCGCCCCGATGATCGCCGCCTGGGGGTCAATTCCAGTGCCTTATTTTTCGGTGCCTATGCGCCCTTGGCGATCGCGCTATTTTATGCGCTGACGGTGGTCTTCCTCATGATGGTTGGCGTGAGGGCAGGACTCACTTGGCGATTTTGGCTGGCTTTGGCAGTCACCACCTACTTTTGGCTGCGCCAATCCCTGCAAATTTATACCCATGAGCGCCGTGATACCCAAACAACAACCCTCCCCATTCAGACCTATGGTCGTTATTTCAATGAAAATGTCTGGTTGGGCTTTTTGCTCTGGGTGGGGATGTGGTGTCCTAGGCCTTAGTCAAGAGCTTGGGAGAAACCTGCCACGGCACGATTGCCAGAATATCCACTTGGGCACAGTATTTGAGATCGGCTTCATTGCCCAGATTAAGGAGGCGCTGCCCGTGGCTGGAATGGTGAAAGAGGGTCAATAGATCATCTTGGTAGTAGCGATACAGAGCAGTGGCAGCAATGGTTTCGTCATTGCCAGCAAGGGTTTCGAGGGGGGCATCCTGCTGACCCCAGAGGTAATGAATCAGTGCCCCAGCACAAACGGTATCTTCGAGGGAATAGCTGCCTTCCCAACCCGAACCAACAATCCAAACGGTTTCCGGTTGATGTTTTTGGACAAATTCAGCCACGGCAGCACGGTTGACAAGGGCAGCAGCGAGAACAAGGGGACTTGCCTGAATTCGCTCAAGGGAACGGGTGCCATTGGTGGTGCTCATGAAGAGGCGACATCCTCTCACCCGCTCCGGCAAGCATTCAGCAGGAGAGTTGCCCATGTCAAAGCCAGCAACTTTTTTCCCACCCCGTTCACCAACACGAATCCGCTTGGCGGCCGGCCACTGCTGACTGACTTGCTCGAGTTCTGTCAGATCACTAAAGACTTGAACGGCTTCTGCTCCAGCGGCTAGGGCAGTGGCAATCGTGGTGGTTGCCCGCAGGACATCAACAGCAATGGCACAGTCAGGTTGCCAGTCAGCTGGTACACGCTCTGGTGTGTGGTATGTATAGATTTTCATAAATGAAAGGAGAGCTTGGCTACGATGATCCTTGATACATAAAGTATGTCACCATTGGGATCACTGTAGCGGCGATGAGCAGGGCAACTACAATAATTGTGGCGGAGCGATCGTCCGTTTCCTCTTTGCTTTTGTAGGTTTTCTCGACAACCACTTCGCGTACCACTGGGGGTCCCGGATCCGGTTCGCCTTTAAGGACTTTGCCAAGGCGATCAACGGTGTCAAGTACCGCTTGATTGTAGTTGCCCTCCCGCAGGGGCACCCGCATCGTTTCTTGGACAATACTTTCGGCGGTCTCAGGATTCAAGCGCTCGGCCACGGCGTCGCCGTAATGAATCGCTGTGCCATTGGTGACGGTATCGAGGGCAATGATCACTTGATTGGCCTGGGACTCAGGATCGGGAAACCACTGGCTAAAGAGGTCATCCACAAAGCTCTGGGGGGTTTCGCCATAGTCAAGGCGGTGCAGTGTAACAACATGAACATTAATGCCCGTTGCCTCGGAGAGGTCTTGGAGCGATCGCCCAACACTGCCTTGGGTGACGGCACTGAGCACATTGCCCTCATCAATGACCCCGGTCGCTGTTCCCGGAAAGGGGATATCGATTGCACTGGTTGCCCAGACAGGGGTGACCCATAACGTACTAGCGAGTAGTGTGAGCAAAAGGTAGCGAATGCCGTTTTTCCAAGCCACTTGCCAATGCATCTGTGCGGAATCCTGTATCTCTCAAGGCAATTTTCTCAGATATTGCTTGCAAAAATAAATTTCCTTCTAATAAATCTTAAAACGTTTTCCAGCAACCTGTCCGACCAAGGAGCACCCACAAGCGTAAACCTTGCCTAAAAATAAGCTAGTTGCCTACTAGTCAAGGATTTGAGTCAAGGATTTGAAAGTAACTGGGTTTATAAACCTAACCCATAGCAATGGTACAGCTCTCTTCCCATAGAGTACACTTAACACTGCGAAGGTCACTGTAGGGTAGCATCTCATTGCCTTCGTTTATTCTATATCTAGAGAAACCTCCATATTTTAGAAAAAAGCGGCATGTCTGCTTCGGCAACCCATTCCTCTTCTCGTTGGCGATTGCTACGCAATCATGCCCTGTTGATTGGGGTGGCTGTGCTAATCACACTCCTGATTCGCGTTTTTGTAGCGGAGTCGCGTTTTATTCCCTCAGAGTCTATGGAGCCAACACTTTGGCCGGGCGATCGCATTGTGGTGGAAAAGATCACCTATCGCCAGCGATCGCCCCAGCGGGGGGACATTGTTGTTTTCTATACCCCACCCCTCCTGCAGACTCTTGGCTATCGTGCTGATCAAGCCCTCATTAAGCGGGTGATTGCAACAGCGGGAGATACAGTTGCCGTGCATGATGGCCGAGTTTGGGTCAACAATCGCCCCCTTGAAGAGCCGTACATTGCTGAGCCACCCATTTATACCCTCTCCCCGGTGACAGTGCCGGAGAATATGCTGTTTGTCATGGGGGATAATCGCAACCACAGCAACGACTCCCACATCTGGGGATTTTTGCCCCTTGAGAATGTCATTGGTCGGGCGATCGCCTGCTATTGGCCCCTCAACCATGCAGGTAAAATTTCATCTCCGGCTACCTGAGCGGCCGCATCATTGTTAGGTGAGCAGCACCCACCCGTCCCATTCAACTGGCAGGGGTACCCCGCAGGGTTTCTTTTGCCTGGAAGCAGGCTGATGGCAAGCTATAGTTCCCATTTCGCAGACTTGAAGGCTGGGCAGGTCAGCTCACCTGACAGATTTTCAGGGCTGTTGCTGCCACCTGTCCCATGCTGTAGGTTGAGCTCTAGGCCAAGGGTGTCTAAGGAAACGCTGCTAACAATCTCAAGCGATCCTAGGGACCAGAGACTGGTGCCAAAAGCGTATGCTCAACATACTTCCTCGGTTTTGTCTTGATCGAGAAATCATTGACAAAATAAACTATAAAGACTCCTTAGATTGCCTTCTCCGCTTTTAGAAGTCTGAGGCTTTGAGGCTTGAACGCTGAAGGCTAAGGTATTAACAGAAAAGAAGCCATAGGAACAATGTGAAGATTTATTTAGATTTGGGAGGTGAATCAGTCGCCTTTTTCATATAGTGGTCTTTATAACCCAGTCTTGTTTCGATCCTGTACACAGGTGCCTGCTTAAATCTCCAATACAGGCTTTGTCCCATGGATTGAACACACTCAACATGTTGAAAATGACTACAGGAAAGACTTGTATCCCATGTTTTAGAAAGGTGAAAAAGTGACACATTGACAATTGGCGCAGCCCCAGGCAATCACTAGGCTAAAGGCAGACCCTCGGAACCGTTATCTTTACCTCCGAGAGACCCCCTCCTTTAGGGAGGGGAGGGATAGGAGCGGCAGTCTGTGACTGCCAAGTATAGTTGTGTTACTCACAGAATAATCGCTATAATTTAAAGCATGCAAAAGGCTTTCAGTTACCGCTTCTACCCAACAACTGAGCAGGAATCCCTGCTTCGGAGAACATTGGGCTGTGTTCGGTTGGTTTATAATCGAGCACTGGCAGCGAGAACAGAAGCCTGGTATGAACGAAAAGAGAGACTTGACTACGTTCAAACCTCTGCCTTGCTTACTCAGTGGAAAAAGCAAGATGACCTTCAGTTTTTGAATGAGGTTAGCTCTGTCCCCTTGCAGCAGGCATTGAGACATCTGCAATCTGCTTTCACTAACTTTTTTGCAGGTCGGGCAAAATATCCCAACTTCAAAAAGAAACGCAATGGCGGTAGCGCAGAATTCACCAAGTCTGCTTTTAGGTGGAAAGACGGAAAAGTATTCTTGGCAAAGTGCAACGAACCGCTGAATATTCGCTGGTCGAGACGGCTTCCAGATGGTGTTGAACCATCCACCGTGACCATCAGGCTTAACCCTGCTGGACAGTGGTACATCAGTCTGAGGTTTGATGACCCCAGAGAGTTGACACTGCAGCCCGTCGACCCGTCGGTTGGTTTGGACGTAGGGATTAGCAGCCTCATTACCCTGAGTACAGGGGAAAAGATTGCCAACCCCAAGCACTTTAACCGCTACTACAAACGACTCCGTAAGGCGCAGCGGTCTTTGAGTCGCAAACAAAAAGGCTCTCGCAATTGGGATAAGGCGCGGTTGAAAGTTGCCAAGATTCACCAGAAAATCTCTGATTCCAGAAAAGACCATTTGCACCAGTTGACGACTCGATTGATACGTGAAAACCAAACGATCGTAATCGAGTCGTTGGCTGTGAAAAACATGGTCAAGAACCGTCAGCTTGCCCGATCCATCAGTGATGCTGGATGGGGTGAACTGGTACGGCAATTGGAATACAAAGCCCAGTGGTATGGTCGGACACTGGTGAAGATTGACCGATGGTTTCCCAGTTCTAAACGCTGTGGACAGTGTGGTCACATTGTTGAGCGGTTGCCATTGAGCGTCCGAGAATGGGACTGTCCTAAGTGTGGGGCGCACCATGACCGGGATATAAATGCCGCTGGGAATATTTTGGCCGTGGGACACACGGTTACAGTCTGTGGAGCGGGTGTAAGACCTGATAGGCATACGTCTGGAGGGCAACTGCGAAGAAGCAGAAAGTCCCAAAAGTGATTTTGGGAATCCCCCTGCTTTAGCGGGGGGAGGATGTCAACATGTACCGCGAGTCAGAACATACTCCCCAAGCGATCGCCAACCGGCATTATCAGGTTCGAAGTGGTCAATACCTCAAGGAGGGCTGGCAAATTTTCAGCACCCAACCCGCCGCCTACATCGGCTTCCTGGTTCTGGCGACGATTACCAATACTCTACTCAGAAGTATTCCAGGGCTGGGCCCAATTGCGGGCGGGGTTTCGTCAAGTCTCTTCGCCGCAGGCTACTACTTTTTTAGCTTTCGCATTGTCCACAACCAAAGACCCGCATTTAGCGAATTTTTTAATGCGTTCAAAAACAACTACTTTTTGCCCATTTTTTTGACGAACCTAGTCATCGGCTTTATTACGAATGTGTTTGTGATCAGTGCCAGCATTCTATTTATGATTGCGGGGCTACCCTTGCTTCAAAGCATATTGGAGCGGGCGGCAGCCGAAGCAGCGGAACCCGATGCCGACTTAGAAGAACTGCTAGCGTTACTGGAGCAGCTTCCCCCTGTACCGTACGAACTGATCCCCGTTTTAATCTTTGCAGGTGTCCTCCTGCTGCTGCCGGGGGTTTACTTTGGGGTAGCTTATATGTTTGCTGTCCCTTTAGTGGTAGAACACCAGTTTGACGTGTGGCCAGCCCTAGAAACAAGTCGACGCTTGGTCTCTCGTAATTGGTGGAGCTTCTTTTTCCTCAATGTGTCAATTATTTTCTGGAATATTTTGGGCCTTTGTCTCTGCTGTGTGGGGCTGCTAGTGAGTATTCCCTGGAGTAGTTGTGTCATTGTGGCGGCCTACCGCGATATTATTGGCCTCAGACCTACCACTGATACC is a window of Thermosynechococcus vestitus BP-1 DNA encoding:
- a CDS encoding NAD-dependent epimerase/dehydratase family protein, which gives rise to MRVLVIGGDGYCGWATALYLSNRGHDVAILDSLIRRHWDAELCVETLTPIAPIQHRLQRWQDLTGKRIGLYIGDICNYHFLERAMLEFQPEAIVHFGEQRSAPYSMIDREHAVFTQVNNVVGTLNLLYAIHTHNPDCHLVKLGTMGEYGTPNIDIEEGYITIEHNGRKDTLPYPKQPGSFYHLSKVHDSHNIHFACRIWGLRATDLNQGVVYGVLTEETGMDELLINRLDYDGIFGTALNRFCIQAAIGHPLTVYGKGGQTRGFLDIRDTVRCIELAVNNPAAPGEFRVLNQFTEQFSVGDLAHKVQEAGKALGLKVEIQHLENPRVEKEEHYFNAKNTKLLDLGLQPHYLSDSLLDSLLNFAIKYKHRVDVNHILPKVKWRA
- a CDS encoding DUF975 family protein encodes the protein MYRESEHTPQAIANRHYQVRSGQYLKEGWQIFSTQPAAYIGFLVLATITNTLLRSIPGLGPIAGGVSSSLFAAGYYFFSFRIVHNQRPAFSEFFNAFKNNYFLPIFLTNLVIGFITNVFVISASILFMIAGLPLLQSILERAAAEAAEPDADLEELLALLEQLPPVPYELIPVLIFAGVLLLLPGVYFGVAYMFAVPLVVEHQFDVWPALETSRRLVSRNWWSFFFLNVSIIFWNILGLCLCCVGLLVSIPWSSCVIVAAYRDIIGLRPTTDTPNPS
- the psb32 gene encoding photosystem II repair protein Psb32; this translates as MHWQVAWKNGIRYLLLTLLASTLWVTPVWATSAIDIPFPGTATGVIDEGNVLSAVTQGSVGRSLQDLSEATGINVHVVTLHRLDYGETPQSFVDDLFSQWFPDPESQANQVIIALDTVTNGTAIHYGDAVAERLNPETAESIVQETMRVPLREGNYNQAVLDTVDRLGKVLKGEPDPGPPVVREVVVEKTYKSKEETDDRSATIIVVALLIAATVIPMVTYFMYQGSS
- a CDS encoding RNA-guided endonuclease InsQ/TnpB family protein yields the protein MQKAFSYRFYPTTEQESLLRRTLGCVRLVYNRALAARTEAWYERKERLDYVQTSALLTQWKKQDDLQFLNEVSSVPLQQALRHLQSAFTNFFAGRAKYPNFKKKRNGGSAEFTKSAFRWKDGKVFLAKCNEPLNIRWSRRLPDGVEPSTVTIRLNPAGQWYISLRFDDPRELTLQPVDPSVGLDVGISSLITLSTGEKIANPKHFNRYYKRLRKAQRSLSRKQKGSRNWDKARLKVAKIHQKISDSRKDHLHQLTTRLIRENQTIVIESLAVKNMVKNRQLARSISDAGWGELVRQLEYKAQWYGRTLVKIDRWFPSSKRCGQCGHIVERLPLSVREWDCPKCGAHHDRDINAAGNILAVGHTVTVCGAGVRPDRHTSGGQLRRSRKSQK
- the lepB gene encoding signal peptidase I, coding for MSASATHSSSRWRLLRNHALLIGVAVLITLLIRVFVAESRFIPSESMEPTLWPGDRIVVEKITYRQRSPQRGDIVVFYTPPLLQTLGYRADQALIKRVIATAGDTVAVHDGRVWVNNRPLEEPYIAEPPIYTLSPVTVPENMLFVMGDNRNHSNDSHIWGFLPLENVIGRAIACYWPLNHAGKISSPAT
- a CDS encoding RNA-guided endonuclease InsQ/TnpB family protein translates to MKARYRYRFYPTDQQRQRLAQLFGCVRVVWNDALAICKQSDSLPKTSELQKLVITQGKKTPERQWLSDVSNVPLQQSVADLGVAYKNFFDSIKGRRKGKKINPPRFKKKTERQSARFTTYGFSIKGEEVYLAKIGNVRPIWSRKLPSKPSSVTVIKDAANRYFLSFVVEIDPVHQPASNPSIGIDLGIKAFATLSTGEKIDGPDYSKLDKKIRRKQRKLARQVKGSQRREKTRLQIAKLHSRISDIRRDFLHKVSTRVVIENQVITLEDLNVSGMVKNRKLARAISLQGWREFRVLVEAKCNKLNREFIVIDRWEPTSQTCSKCGFKWGKVDLSVRSVVCLNCGTEHDRDENAARNIEKVGIGHCHDYKWTQRGSKTTSVASPSEASRIIAL
- a CDS encoding sulfurtransferase, producing MTPYAVAASWLAEHLADPTVVIVDCRFDLMDTRRGQREYAQGHLPGAYYLDLEQDLSSPRQKHGGRHPLPDPEKLAARLNQMGVTPETLVVAYDDSRFAYAARCWWLLRWLGHDRVAVLDGGYHTYVAAGHAITSLVPPPRQGNFKPQPRPEWVVDRAAVIAAQGNPQTVIVDAREPRRYRGEIEPIDPIAGHIPGAVNYPWQAISNEQGRLKSVAELQAYWQPLAGTEQIIVYCGSGVTACVDILGLAIAGLHQTKLYAGSWSDWCSYLTASDNRSL
- a CDS encoding 4-hydroxybenzoate solanesyltransferase, with protein sequence MSTWVAIAQLLRWHKPAGRLILLIPALWSLTLASEGLPSLKLLLIITMGAIATSAAGCIVNDCWDRNIDPHVQRTQNRPLASRRLSLGVALGLMVIALLCAWGLTFYLTPLGYWLAVAAVPVILLYPLAKRVLPIPQLVLAVAWGFAVLIPWAAVQGRLTLTTAGLWAAVVMWTLAFDTVYAMPDRPDDRRLGVNSSALFFGAYAPLAIALFYALTVVFLMMVGVRAGLTWRFWLALAVTTYFWLRQSLQIYTHERRDTQTTTLPIQTYGRYFNENVWLGFLLWVGMWCPRP
- the tnpA gene encoding IS200/IS605-like element ISTel2 family transposase codes for the protein MSSHLRKGRHSVTDLKIHLVCVTKYCRPVLSAEGLELIEKSFREVAKKMDFQILEFNGEEDHVHALIEYPPKLSLSQIVNALKGVSSRRYGKAALPKPHEESLWSPSYFAASVGGAPLEVLKEYMRNQKKPS
- a CDS encoding 2-phosphosulfolactate phosphatase family protein; amino-acid sequence: MKIYTYHTPERVPADWQPDCAIAVDVLRATTTIATALAAGAEAVQVFSDLTELEQVSQQWPAAKRIRVGERGGKKVAGFDMGNSPAECLPERVRGCRLFMSTTNGTRSLERIQASPLVLAAALVNRAAVAEFVQKHQPETVWIVGSGWEGSYSLEDTVCAGALIHYLWGQQDAPLETLAGNDETIAATALYRYYQDDLLTLFHHSSHGQRLLNLGNEADLKYCAQVDILAIVPWQVSPKLLTKA